CAAGAAGGGCAAGAAGGGCAAAAAGGGGCACGACAACGATCGCGAGCTGCTGCTGGTGAGCCTCGGGGCGTCGATCAGCTTCGGCTATACGCTCGATCCAGGCCTGCTCGGCCTGCCCAACGAGCCGATCCTCGCGGACAACCACCACATCCCGCGACTCGCCGACCTGCTCGAGGACGTGTTCGGCATCGAAGTCGACGAATACAACCTGTCGGTCCCCGGCGCGACCTCGGGAGAGATCGCCGCCGACCAGCTGCCCGATGCACTCGAGGAGATCGCCCGGTACGAGCATGGCGCCGTGATCACGGTCGAGGCCGGCGGCAACGACCTGCGCGCGTTCCAGGCGCAGTACTTGCCCTATTGCACGAGCACCGATCCGGCCGACCTCGGCGTGTGCTTTTACCAACTCAACGTCACGCTCACCGGGGTCGAAGACAACCTGCGCACCATTCTCGGATCGCTGCGCGAGGTTGCCCCCGATGCACCGATCCTGGTGCAGACCCAGTACAACCCGCTGTACGGGCAGCTTCCGGACGGGACGCCGTGCGCGCCCGCGTCGCTGGCCGCGTTCGCGGACGCGGTACTCGAGGGTGACCCGGCGACCAACGGCGCGCCCGTGCTCGGCATGAACCCGCGCATCCGCCAGATCGCCGCCGAATACGGCGCCGAGGTCGCGGACGTCGCCGG
This genomic stretch from Deltaproteobacteria bacterium harbors:
- a CDS encoding SGNH/GDSL hydrolase family protein; this encodes KKGKKGKKGHDNDRELLLVSLGASISFGYTLDPGLLGLPNEPILADNHHIPRLADLLEDVFGIEVDEYNLSVPGATSGEIAADQLPDALEEIARYEHGAVITVEAGGNDLRAFQAQYLPYCTSTDPADLGVCFYQLNVTLTGVEDNLRTILGSLREVAPDAPILVQTQYNPLYGQLPDGTPCAPASLAAFADAVLEGDPATNGAPVLGMNPRIRQIAAEYGAEVADVAGLLYTTGQYDNPIYYSSDCTHPAGTRDAVAYLGLPEDEVGAGFEAHFGAFAFALAKALLP